A stretch of the Opisthocomus hoazin isolate bOpiHoa1 chromosome 2, bOpiHoa1.hap1, whole genome shotgun sequence genome encodes the following:
- the GTF3C6 gene encoding general transcription factor 3C polypeptide 6 isoform X2, giving the protein MAAAGSAEEGERKDEAEEDEVEEQLVMVELSGVIDSDFLEKCENKCKILGIETERPILQVDRYVFAGEYEDTLGTCVVFEENTEHDAEGNQKVQLKYKCHTMKKLNMTRTLLTEKKEGEESVGGVEWLQIKDRDFSYSRPNMICSFLREKEDSEESAQAQDKLAEESEGEVSGGGNSDVNCDLEKQHSLEIDASLPLPDSPASGAEDSPSESVALDDAPP; this is encoded by the exons atggcggcggcggggagcgcggagGAGGGCGAGAGGAaagatgaagcagaggaagatgaggTGGAG GAGCAACTGGTAATGGTGGAACTATCAGGAGTTATTGATTCAGACTTCTtagaaaaatgtgaaaacaaatgcAAGATTTTG GGAATAGAGACAGAGAGGCCCATTTTACAAGTGGACAGATACGTGTTTGCAGGAGAATATGAAG ATACCTTGGGAACCTGTGTGGTTTTTGAAGAAAACACAGAGCACG ATGCAGAAGGCAACCAAAAAGTACAGCTGAAATACAAGTGCCACacgatgaagaagttgaacatgaCACGGACACTTCTGacagagaagaaggaaggagaagagagtgTTG GTGGAGTGGAGTGGTTACAGATCAAGGACAGAGACTTTTCCTACAGCAGGCCTAATATGATTTGCAGCTTTCTGCGTGAAAAAGAAGATTCTGAGGAGTCAGCTCAGGCCCAAGACAAATTGGCCGAAGAGTCAGAGGGAGAGGTGAGTGGCGGAGGAAATTCTGATGTGAATTGTGACCTGGAGAAGCAGCACAGCTTGGAAATAGATGCCTCTCTTCCTCTGCCTGACAGCCCCGCTTCTGGGGCAGAGGATTCTCCTTCTGAAAGTGTTGCTTTAGATGATGCCCCTCCGTGA
- the GTF3C6 gene encoding general transcription factor 3C polypeptide 6 isoform X1 encodes MAAAGSAEEGERKDEAEEDEVEEQLVMVELSGVIDSDFLEKCENKCKILGIETERPILQVDRYVFAGEYEDTLGTCVVFEENTEHVDAEGNQKVQLKYKCHTMKKLNMTRTLLTEKKEGEESVGGVEWLQIKDRDFSYSRPNMICSFLREKEDSEESAQAQDKLAEESEGEVSGGGNSDVNCDLEKQHSLEIDASLPLPDSPASGAEDSPSESVALDDAPP; translated from the exons atggcggcggcggggagcgcggagGAGGGCGAGAGGAaagatgaagcagaggaagatgaggTGGAG GAGCAACTGGTAATGGTGGAACTATCAGGAGTTATTGATTCAGACTTCTtagaaaaatgtgaaaacaaatgcAAGATTTTG GGAATAGAGACAGAGAGGCCCATTTTACAAGTGGACAGATACGTGTTTGCAGGAGAATATGAAG ATACCTTGGGAACCTGTGTGGTTTTTGAAGAAAACACAGAGCACG TAGATGCAGAAGGCAACCAAAAAGTACAGCTGAAATACAAGTGCCACacgatgaagaagttgaacatgaCACGGACACTTCTGacagagaagaaggaaggagaagagagtgTTG GTGGAGTGGAGTGGTTACAGATCAAGGACAGAGACTTTTCCTACAGCAGGCCTAATATGATTTGCAGCTTTCTGCGTGAAAAAGAAGATTCTGAGGAGTCAGCTCAGGCCCAAGACAAATTGGCCGAAGAGTCAGAGGGAGAGGTGAGTGGCGGAGGAAATTCTGATGTGAATTGTGACCTGGAGAAGCAGCACAGCTTGGAAATAGATGCCTCTCTTCCTCTGCCTGACAGCCCCGCTTCTGGGGCAGAGGATTCTCCTTCTGAAAGTGTTGCTTTAGATGATGCCCCTCCGTGA